The Chromatiales bacterium genomic sequence AAGTATTCCAACCCGTAGGTCAGTTTGCGTTGTTCGTCCCACTCGATAAATTCGTAGGTCCCGAACAAACGATCCCAGAAACTGAATATGTCCCCGTAATTCATGTTGGTGTGTTCGCGCGCGGAGGCATGATGCGTGCGATGCAGATCGGAGGTACATACCACCAGGCGCAGAATGCGCTCCAGGCCACGCGGCAGATTGACTTTCGAGTGCGGGTAGAACACGAACAGACTGTACGCCAGATCGTAGATGATCAGGACAATCAGCGGCACCCCCATAACGAGCGTAAGCCCCACACGCAGCGCCATCTCGAAAAGCGTCTGGAACGGATGGATGCGGAAGGAATCCGAAAAATCGACGTCCAGATCACTGTGGTGGACGATGTGCACGCGCCATAGCGGTCGCCAGGTATGCATGGCGCGGTGCAGCCAGTAGAACAGGAAGTCGGCAACCAGAATGAAGCTGATTGTCTGCGCCCACAAAGGAACACCATTCAGCCAGTTGAATAACCCGATGCCCACGTTCCCGGCGGACGCTTCCACCGAGACACCAAAAAAACCGAACAGCACCAGGTAGGCAACGAAACTATTGACGATATGTATGCTGAAGTTGACGAACCAGCGCCGCAGTACCGGGCGCGACGGCATCGTCAGCGGCAGAACCGCTTCCAGTATCGCGTAAAAGGAAACGATTCCCAGCAGATACCAGAGGTTGCCCCCCTCGTGCAGGAACACGAGCGTCTGTTCGAAGGATTCCATGCGACCGGAATGGTCGAGAGGCATCCGCTGAACGCGGATGCCCCGACAATCGCGTTACTTTCGAGAACGGAAGTAACGGGCGCCCAGGGCCGTGACGGCCACGGCCAGCACGACCAGCGCGGGACTGCTCATCGCGGGCACAGCGGCGGTTGGCGGCGAGCCGGTCGCGGCAAAGACGGAAGAGCAGGCAAGCGACAACGCGCCAAACATAAAGACATAACGCTTCATTATGATCCCCCCAGATCACTAAGTTTGTCGGAAACCCGGTGAATCTTTTCAGCAATCGCTCCGACCGTCAACCCGCTCGGCCCATATGCCGCGAGTTCGGCACGAATGCGGACCCCGGGCCCGGCGTGGGCAGCGGGCATCATCCGCGATGTAGGGTGCGCACCGCGCACCGCCTGACCTCAAAAACCATCAAAAACGGGCTCCCCCTTTTACTCTGCGCTGCAAATGCGGCGCCAGGATAGATGGCGACAGTGGCTACTACCGATGCCACGAACGAGTTGGCCGCGATGCTGACGGAGGTCAAGCATCGAAGGCCGCTCACTCAGCGCATGGATGCGCTTGAGGAGGAGCGGGTGGCTCTGGGCGTGCGGCTCTCGGATGCCCAGCAAAACGCGAACCCAAAAATTACTGCAATGGAGCCCGCAGATCTCGAGGAGTTCGCAAAGCAATGGCGAACCGACTGGAAGGCGGGACGATAAAAAAACAAAAAGCCGCCTTTCGGCGGCTGATCAACTCTGTGGTATTCGACGGGGAAGAACTCGAAATCGAGCCTAACCTGTCGGCCTTAACCGCATCTGGGGTTAAGGTGGCGTCCCCTAGGGGATTCGAACCCCTGTTGCCGCCGTGAAAGGGCAGTGTCCTAGGCCTCTAGACGAAGGGGACGTAGCAATCGGCAGAACGCGACATTTTATGCTGTTGCCCGCCGTGCTGTCCACACGCAATTGCCGTCCAACATCGGCTCAGTTCATCAGGTCGACTTCGACCCCCCTGGCCCGCAGGGCGTCCGCGCGCGACTGCACGAAGCGCTGAAAGCTCGGCTGTGTGCGGTAGGCCCCCTCGCCGACATAGGCCAGTGACGCCTGCACGTGGAACGACTTCAGGTAGCCCTCGGTGCGAAAAACCTCGGACCCGCCGGCATCGAAAAACACCAGGCTCGGCGTGTAGACCACCCCGAGTGCGCGGGCCCATGCAGCTGCGCTCGTAGTCTCGCCGGCGGGCGTCGTGAGCGACGTTGTCGAGTTCGCGTCGAGCACCGCGACGTCGAAACCGGCGAGCAATTCGCGCGTCGCGGCCCGGCTGAAGATGTCGCCGTGCAACTCGTCGCAAGCCCGGCAGTTGCCCTGATCGAACACCACCAGCAACGGGCGGCCAGAGAGTGCATCGCGAGCATTCAGGTGAAACGGCGGAGATAGAAAGCCCGGCCCCGCGCGCGATACGCCGAGGGTGCCGAACGCGGACTCGCGAGCCGCAACGAACGACCTGAATCCGGCACGCCCGCTGCCGCCGGCAGTCACATAGTCCAGCGCGGCTTCCAGTTGATCCGGCGGGTAGTACCCGTTGATGCGCAGCGCAACGGCGCCGTCGGAATCGAGCAGCAACAGGGTTGGCGTGAACATCACGCGCAGATCGGTCGAAAAATCCTTCTCGCTCCTAGCGCTGCCGTCGAACCCGGTCACCTCGCGATCGCCCCAGAGGTTGATCGCGATGACATCGTAATCTTGCCTGAGCTTCTGAACGATCGATGCGACGGCGAGATTCTCGCGCAGCAGCTTCGCGCAGTACGGACAGCCGTCCTGATAGAAGTAGAGCAGGACGCGGCGCCCGGCATCGCGCGCCTCGGCAACATCCTCGCGGATGTCCAGGAACGAGGACTTGAACCAGCCGGGTTTTTCCTCGTAGCCGGGATTGACCATGCCGGCGCCGAGCGCCGTTTCATGTGCGGTTGTCGCCGCCAGCGCACCGGCGACGGGCAACATCAGGGCCAGCGCGAGTAGTCGATGGACCCGCGCGGTGAGCATGTCTTCAGCCGGAACCGAGCAGCCGGTTCACGGCGTCGAGATCGGCGCGTGTCAGCGTGCCGGCGGCCCGTTTCAGTCGCAGGCCGTTCAGCAGGTAGTTGTAGCGTGACTGCGCGTAGTCGCGCCGCGCGGCGAACAGATCGCGCTGCGCATTTAGTACATCGACGATCGTGCGGGTGCCCACCTCGAATCCGGCCTCCGACGCATCGAGCGCACTCTGCGCCGAGACCGTGGCCAGCCGGAACGCCTCGACCTGCCCCGCGCTGGAGACCACGCCGCGGTAGGCATCGCGAACCTGGCGATCGGCGGAACGACGCGCGCGCTCCAGTTCCTCGGTCGATTGCTCGAAACGGAACTGCGCCTCGCGCGTGGCGGAAACCACCGAGCCGCCGAGATACAGCGGCACGCTGAGTTGCAGGCTCAGCGCCGTCGTTTCGCTGCGGCTGGCCGATTCCGAATAGGCATGGCTGCCGACCAGGTCAACCGTCGGATGGTGGCCGGAACGCGCGAGTTCGATGCCACTGCGGGCG encodes the following:
- a CDS encoding thioredoxin fold domain-containing protein, producing the protein MLTARVHRLLALALMLPVAGALAATTAHETALGAGMVNPGYEEKPGWFKSSFLDIREDVAEARDAGRRVLLYFYQDGCPYCAKLLRENLAVASIVQKLRQDYDVIAINLWGDREVTGFDGSARSEKDFSTDLRVMFTPTLLLLDSDGAVALRINGYYPPDQLEAALDYVTAGGSGRAGFRSFVAARESAFGTLGVSRAGPGFLSPPFHLNARDALSGRPLLVVFDQGNCRACDELHGDIFSRAATRELLAGFDVAVLDANSTTSLTTPAGETTSAAAWARALGVVYTPSLVFFDAGGSEVFRTEGYLKSFHVQASLAYVGEGAYRTQPSFQRFVQSRADALRARGVEVDLMN
- a CDS encoding sterol desaturase family protein; protein product: MESFEQTLVFLHEGGNLWYLLGIVSFYAILEAVLPLTMPSRPVLRRWFVNFSIHIVNSFVAYLVLFGFFGVSVEASAGNVGIGLFNWLNGVPLWAQTISFILVADFLFYWLHRAMHTWRPLWRVHIVHHSDLDVDFSDSFRIHPFQTLFEMALRVGLTLVMGVPLIVLIIYDLAYSLFVFYPHSKVNLPRGLERILRLVVCTSDLHRTHHASAREHTNMNYGDIFSFWDRLFGTYEFIEWDEQRKLTYGLEYFREPKEQSLHRTLLQPFTYNPGKTENAIPAARRNDGLSGSVTPTN